The Fusarium keratoplasticum isolate Fu6.1 chromosome 8, whole genome shotgun sequence genome includes a region encoding these proteins:
- a CDS encoding Zn(2)-C6 fungal-type domain-containing protein yields MSSPACWTCRLRRKKCDRARPICSACAGLGIDCHYSAVRPEWMDGGQKQDDMAKAIKAQVRQSSSSRRDKEFSVQVLPLGESSTSLQAPPSIDSPASTSSAAPVHATGQGETDDFLMTLYLDKVFPFLFPWYQPTSISGGRSWLLAILKGQLGIKHTAISISAYYFALSLAQDASHTLRTPCEQHVWDTLALHMKTSLKIIRQDMDGLSKASPHTKADIFRQTHVLEGIIQLLIFETTMARGGDWNMHLKAALALFNDIFDTHGMKDGQHDLGVVLRAMDQDRPFFDGIKLGFSVWTADQASFQFFAAFLVFADIISSVSLKTPPRLQHYHRSLIADRHPSVDYSHDETQGIRMGDYVGCPGWVLVALGEVARLESLKHSAEPIQRADIAEEVRNQSIELERMLEDGLVTTSNSASQTQNRVPVVEAWIHATIHYLTIVVEGWDPSHPKILRGVQRILEITSTIPWQLSLRSIMWPFCVAGCLAAPEQEDMFRSAVSAMGPFQAFGTAKEALGLMERVWRLRDQLDRDSWSLCHCFEVDGAKFLLI; encoded by the coding sequence ATGTCATCACCGGCCTGCTGGACGTGCCGCCTTCGGAGGAAAAAATGCGACCGAGCCCGACCCATCTGCAGTGCCTGTGCTGGTCTGGGCATTGACTGCCACTACAGCGCCGTGAGGCCcgagtggatggatggcgggCAGAAGCAGGATGACATGGCAAAGGCTATCAAGGCTCAAGTGAGACAAAGCTCTTCATCACGTCGCGACAAGGAGTTCTCTGTCCAAGTTCTTCCTCTTGGAGAGTCTTCTACCTCTCTCCAAGCCCCACCCTCGATTGACAGCCCAGCGTCGACTAGCTCTGCTGCGCCAGTGCACGCAACCGGCCAAGGCGAGACGGATGATTTCCTCATGACACTATACCTAGACAAAGTGTTCCCCTTCCTATTCCCGTGGTATCAGCCCACAAGCATAAGCGGCGGACGCAGCTGGCTCTtggccatcctcaagggTCAGCTAGGCATCAAACACACTGCAATCAGCATCAGCGCCTATTACTTCGCGTTGAGTCTCGCCCAAGACGCGAGCCATACTCTACGTACTCCATGTGAGCAGCATGTGTGGGATACACTTGCGCTTCACATGAAGACTTCCCTCAAGATTATTAGGCAGGACATGGATGGCTTAAGCAAAGCCTCTCCACATACCAAAGCCGATATCTTCCGTCAAACACATGTCTTGGAAGGCATTATTCAGCTATTAATCTTTGAAACAACCATGGCTAGAGGTGGAGATTGGAACATGCATCTGAAGGCTGCATTAGCGCTGTTCAACGACATTTTTGATACTCACGGCATGAAAGATGGACAACATGATCTGGGAGTCGTGCTGAGAGCCATGGATCAAGATCGGCCGTTTTTCGACGGAATTAAATTGGGGTTCAGTGTATGGACAGCTGACCAGGCCTCATTTCAATTCTTTGCCGCATTTCTCGTCTTTGCGGACATCATATCCAGCGTATCCCTCAAGACTCCTCCCCGCCTTCAGCACTACCATCGTTCTCTCATTGCTGATCGCCATCCCTCTGTCGACTATTCACATGACGAAACTCAAGGGATCCGTATGGGAGACTATGTCGGGTGCCCTGGATGGGTTCTCGTCGCTCTTGGAGAGGTGGCACGGCTAGAGTCATTGAAACACTCGGCTGAACCCATTCAAAGGGCAGACATAGCAGAAGAGGTGCGAAACCAAAGCATAGAGCTTGAGCGGATGCTAGAAGATGGTCTAGTCACTACTTCTAACTCGGCAAGCCAAACTCAAAATCGGGTTCCCGTGGTGGAGGCATGGATACACGCCACGATACACTATCTCACAATCGTTGTAGAAGGCTGGGACCCATCACACCCCAAGATCCTCCGCGGCGTGCAGCGCATCTTGGAAATCACCAGCACAATTCCCTGGCAGCTCTCCCTCCGCAGCATCATGTGGCCATTCTGCGTTGCCGGCTGCCTAGCAGCGCCTGAGCAGGAGGACATGTTCAGAAGCGCTGTGTCGGCGATGGGACCCTTCCAAGCATTTGGCACGGCTAAGGAGGCTCTCGGGCTGATGGAACGTGTCTGGAGGCTTCGAGACCAGCTAGACAGGGATTCGTGGAGTCTTTGTCATTGCTTTGAGGTTGACGGCGCCAAGTTTCTGCTGATATGA
- a CDS encoding NmrA domain-containing protein: MKVIAVAGGTGHVGRTIVETLVQSPSFKVIVLGRKASPSKPGEPVHVAVDYANVAAVATTLEQHNVHTVISAIQVANEEASSAEANLIRAAGQSPSVKRFIMSGWGSLPSEMSPTSIFQKASLEALRKADLEWTRFVVGYFLDCYSLASLKTHLPPLSFAIDVANKKAAIPGTGNEPIAFTYTYDMAKFVAAFLEEPKWEELTFCYGEKTTWNEFVKVAEEVTGSSFDVTYDPLEKLQRSETTELPAQKAELALSPFPEALTRQLLALLGIWSVTGQFDIPHEGSLNAKYPDIKPVTIREALKIGQGR; the protein is encoded by the exons ATGAAGGTCATCGCTGTTGCAGGTGGCACAGGCCATGTCGGCCGCACCATCGTCGAAACCCTTGTCCAGTCTCCATCGTTCAAGGTCATTGTCCTGGGCCGCAAG GCAAGTCCTAGTAAACCCGGAGAGCCAGTACATGTTGCAGTAGATTACGCCAACGTTGCCGCTGTGGCCACTACCCTGGAACAGCACAACGTGCACACAGTCATATCCGCCATTCAAGTCGCAAACGAGGAAGCCTCTTCAGCCGAGGCCAACTTGATCAGAGCCGCAGGCCAGTCTCCTTCCGTGAAGCGGTTCATCATGAGTGGCTGGGGATCTCTTCCCAGCGAGAT GTCTCCGACATCTATTTTTCAGAAAGCCTCCCTCGAAGCACTTCGCAAGGCAGACCTTGAGTGGACTCGCTTCGTAGTCGGCTACTTTCTCGATTGTTACAGCTTGGCCTCACTCAAGACTCATCTGCCGCCCTTGTCCTTTGCCATCGACGTGGCAAACAAGAAGGCCGCCATCCCTGGCACCGGCAACGAGCCCATCGCATTCACCTACACATACGACATGGCCAAATTCGTCGCCGCTTTTCTCGAGGAACCCAAGTGGGAAGAGTTGACTTTTTGCTACGGAGAAAAGACGACGTGGAACGAGTTTGTCAAGGTGGCCGAAGAAGTGACAG GCTCCTCCTTTGACGTGACCTACGACCCTCTGGAAAAGCTTCAAAGAAGCGAAACTACCGAACTCCCCGCGCAGAAGGCAGAGCTTGCCTTGTCACCCTTCCCCGAGGCCCTTACCCGACAGCTGCTAGCGCTTCTGGGGATATGGTCCGTTACAGGGCAGTTTGACATACCGCACGAGGGTTCCCTCAACGCCAAATACCCAGACATCAAGCCCGTTACAATTCGAGAGGCATTAAAAATTGGGCAGGGACGTTAG
- a CDS encoding PAD domain-containing protein — translation MRFSTSKVAVLALALCQSTYAYGLKATILADTNRDGKVDIKSDSDIKAKTTWTPERGALFLANIGDTNQRCSKKWGPSQEIPSEDGETYLDECNDAVDNVQRNPKYLAPLRTLPIAKLSASAKGRVHVTNKVAASKVRIFVKEGSEWTYVGANYTFTAEDLRGGLELGIDARDVRRPKGWDGKAQVHFTVSDGSQKATDSVALRVAPVLTHHHAQLAERVFSTGADGDGAQGRFVADLEDNTAAAGIDEPVFLFDHGDIWTQDFFEPGYTSIPGPDGPIVLRVMIRSVQASRSSGRDIFHQLRNDKVGAVQHHGDGDTIDSTGNLETIPPYKYKGKSYPAGRVIQGQWEGRKPLMFNFLKAQQVQDPLALDTAWLAVGHVDEFLQFLPADNERGWVVVVDDPVAGVELLKKASKDGHGSMKALSRPHLPGEDPVQYCLPKETIDQVLKLKKFESINQMAAKRIEGNIAILKRETGLTDDEILRVPATFYYAFAEGWTCSISPNSTGPSAIPTPGPSSTPSPSKLGAGSSLSKKAVSGGPVFKAKSIIEAAQPHGPVQLGRREVDPETQLVAFYPGTVNGVVLADSFVLAPNPWGPVIDGEDIIAKAVQETYARASFNVTFQDDWFSHHLGMGEVHCGTNTWRTTDAKWW, via the exons ATGCGCTTCTCTACCAGTAAAGTGGCGGTTCTCGCCTTGG CTTTATGCCAGTCTACCTACGCTTACGGTCTCAAGGCAACCATTCTAGCGGATACGAACCGCGACGGAAAGGTTGACATCAAGAGCGACtccgacatcaaggccaagaccactTGGACGCCTGAGAGAGGGGCCTTGTTTCTTGCCAACATTGGCGATACGAACCAGCGATGTTCCAAGAAATGGGGTCCCAGTCAGGAAATCCCCTCTGAAGATGGCGAGACCTACTTGGATGAGTGTAACGATGCTGTCGACAACGTGCAGCGCAACCCCAAGTACCTCGCTCCCCTGCGGACTCTCCCTATTGCGAAGCTCAGTGCTTCTGCCAAGGGCAGGGTTCATGTCACGAACAAAGTTGCCGCTAGCAAGGTTCGCATCTTTGTCAAGGAGGGAAGTGAGTGGACGTACGTGGGTGCCAACTACACCTTCACGGCCGAGGACCTCAGGGGTGGTCTTGAGCTGGGCATCGATGCTCGCGATGTCCGTCGACCCAAGGGTTGGGACGGCAAAGCTCAAGTTCACTTTACTGTCTCGGACGGAAGTCAAAAGGCGACTGACTCTGTTGCTTTGCGGGTTGCTCCTGTCTTGACGCATCACCATGCGCAGCTCGCCGAGAGAGTGTTTAGCACTGGTGCTGATGGAGACGGTGCTCAAGGAAGATTCGTTGCCGACTTGGAAGACAATACTGCTGCTGCGGGAATTGATGAACCTGTCTTTTTGTTTGATCATGGCGATATCTGGACTCAGGACTTTTTTGAGCCTGGATACACGAGCATCCCTGGACCCGATGGACCTATTGTTCTTCGAGTCATGATCCGGTCTGTGCAAGCTTCTCGTTCTTCTGGTCGAGATATCTTCCACCAGCTCCGCAACGACAAGGTTGGCGCTGTGCAGCaccatggagatggagacacTATCGACTCTACTGGTAACTTGGAGACGATTCCTCCTTACAAGTACAAGGGGAAGAGCTATCCCGCGGGCCGTGTCATCCAGGGCCAGTGGGAGGGACGAAAGCCCCTCATGTTCAACTTTCTCAAGGCCCAGCAAGTTCAGGATCCCCTTGCTCTCGACACGGCTTGGCTCGCCGTCGGTCATGTTGATGAGTTTCTTCAGTTCCTGCCCGCTGACAATGAGCGGGGATGGGTCGTTGTGGTTGATGATCCCGTTGCTGGTGTGGAACTTCTTAAGAAGGCTTCCAAGGATGGACATGGAAGCATGAAGGCTCTCTCGCGACCTCATCTCCCTGGTGAGGACCCAGTTCAGTACTGCCTTCCCAAGGAGACCATCGACCAAGTTCTTAAGCTGAAGAAGTTTGAGAGCATCAACCAGATGGCTGCTAAGCGCATTGAGGGTAACATTGCTATCCTCAAGCGTGAGACGGGCCtcaccgatgatgagattCTTCGCGTTCCTGCGACATTTTACTACGCGTTTGCCGAGGGTTGGACGTGTAGTATCAGCCCAAACTCGACCGGCCCCAGTGCCATCCCGACTCCTGGCCCCTCTTCAACCCCAAGCCCTTCTAAGCTCGGCGCTGGTTCTTCTCTTAGCAAGAAGGCTGTTAGTGGCGGCCCggtcttcaaggccaagtccaTCATCGAGGCAGCTCAGCCCCATGGCCCTGTCCAGCTTGGACGACGTGAGGTGGACCCCGAGACCCAGCTCGTTGCCTTTTACCCAGGAACCGTCAACGGCGTTGTCCTGGCAGACTCATTTGTCCTCGCTCCTAACCCCTGGGGTCCGGTCATTGACGGCGAAGACATTatcgccaaggctgtgcAGGAGACGTATGCCAGGGCCAGCTTCAACGTGACCTTCCAGGATGACTGGTTCTCGCATCACCTGGGCATGGGAGAGGTTCACTGCGGCACCAACACGTGGCGAACTACGGACGCCAAGTGGTGGTAA
- a CDS encoding AAA domain-containing protein encodes MDPLSLTASIVAVLQLSNKATHDLFSAKGATKHQRRLHEEIRGCEGMLLRLLDILEHERLDPARTSTISLLEGPHSPFKRLETLFGSIRVKLAPKQGLARVTSSLAWPFNEKDISDLISAIQREESLLHLMLDNDSRDLLKGFIQTAQDNHNRLTELMQSLKDESDKQNDQLEELSTALEFSIGSHPCASYLINNIILTDFSLAQASGSWSPPSSKLGHAETFRLSTVPSEDVGVFYAFCNFSRREEQTPKNLLAALLRQTVHGKAQIDGHIKSLVFIVVDAVDELDTSRDGFLTSLTALSAKLAGKMSLFITSRIISKIAECLQGSVQLEIQASEVDISTFTQGQMSRLPAFVRRRPDLQSEISETIRRASQGMFLLAELHVASLVGSVSPKALRAALKRLPNGYDQAYKDVMWRIDHKKTESQRDLAYQVLEWLTRAKRALTSWELRHALAVELDSEEGHLDQDNLPEEDELVSACAGLVIVDKASGIIRLVHYTAQDFFEKTQEQFFPGDEGGITSICLKYLSFDGLRGSCISDEEYESRLTGNPFYSYAARHWGQHARRADMSKVLDSITHLLREPTRVDAMIQARFSGSPGPVFETPYPGYSQLFPRQVCGLHLAAYFGLEEAVRHSLVSQDSDLCEGTGMRVLSWAAANGHIGVIRILLEHNTVEAAIDKADEYGYTPLHVAARNGHTTTVEFLLEKGANPQAADRHGRTPLSWAAGEGHPGVVSALLAQDLHGDVDMVDEKGRSPLLLGAQRGYHTVVLLLLEAGAATDKMDNFGRTPLSWAVRYPQVVEILPQAKADMDAVDIHHRSPLSYAAARAYEMTVSLLLERGANANTTDTEGKTPLLWARTKGNEGIVSLLLQHGCRTYMVENQGLATTPEHIVGTNGKHEILDPRYRVVPENYFQPGEVGSGPESDDVIF; translated from the exons ATGGACCCTCTGAGCTTGACCGCGTCCATCGTCGCTGTCCTACAACTGTCAAACAAGGCAACACACGATTTATTTAGTGCTAAAGGAGCCACGAAACACCAAAGGAGGCTTCACGAAGAAATCCGAGGCTGTGAGGGCATGCTCCTTCGTCTATTGGACATCCTGGAGCACGAGCGATTGGACCCAGCGCGGACATCAACTATCTCGCTTCTCGAGGGACCGCATAGTCCTTTCAAGAGGCTGGAGACGCTATTTGGATCAATCAGGGTAAAGCTGGCCCCGAAACAGGGCCTGGCTAGAGTGACAtcgtccttggcctggcCCTTCAACGAGAAGGACATCAGCGACTTGATTTCCGCGATACAACGCGAGGAATCGCTCTTACATCTGATGCTGGATAATGATAGTCG AGATCTGCTGAAGGGTTTCATACAAACAGCCCAGGACAACCACAATCGCTTGACTGAGCTCATGCAAAGTCTCAAAGATGAATCAGATAAGCAAAATGAtcagctcgaggagctcagcACGGCACTTGA ATTCTCGATTGGATCACACCCATGCGCTTCATATCtgatcaacaacatcatcttgACCGACTTCAGCCTGGCACAGGCCAGTgggtcttggtctcctccCAGTTCCAAGCTTGGACACGCGGAGACTTTCAGACTCTCTACTGTCCCG TCTGAAGATGTGGGAGTCTTCTATGCTTTCTGCAACTTTAGCCGCCGAGAGGAGCAGACACCAAAGAACCTGCTCGCCGCACTGTTGAGACAGACGGTTCACGGTAAAGCTCAGATCGATGGACACATCAAGAGCCT AGTCTTTATTGTTGTCGATGCagttgatgagctcgacaCTTCTCGAGACGGCTTCCTCACATCACTGACCGCCCTTTCAGCAAAGCTTGCGGGGAAGATGAGTCTTTTCATAACCTCTCGAATAATTTCGAAGATTGCTGAATGCCTCCAAGGCAGTGTCCAGCTGGAGATACAGGCATCCGAGGTGGACATCAGCACCTTCACGCAGGGGCAGATGTCTCGGCTACCAGCCTTTGTTCGACGGAGACCTGACCTTCAAAGTGAAATCTCAGAGACTATTAGAAGAGCTTCACAAGGAAT GTTTCTTCTTGCCGAGTTGCACGTTGCGTCCCTTGTGGGAAGCGTCTCCCCAAAAGCCCTTCGTGCAGCCCTGAAACGACTACCAAACGGCTATGATCAGGCATATAAAGACGTCATGTGGCGGATAGACCACAAAAAAACAGAATCCCAGCGGGATTTGGCGTATCAGGTCCTGGAATGGCTGACGCGTGCCAAGCGTGCCCTTACATCTTGGGAGTTGCGGCACGCGCTTGCAGTGGAGCTGGACAGCGAGGAGGGCCATCTCGACCAAGACAACCTcccagaagaagatgaaCTTGTCTCTGCTTGCGCAGGGTTGGTCATCGTGGACAAAGCGAGCGGCATCATACGGCTTGTCCACTACACTGCCCAGGATTTCTTCGAGAAGACTCAAGAGCAATTTTTCCCAGGGGATGAAGGGGGAATCACAAGTATATGCCTCAAGTACCTCTCTTTTGATGGGCTGAGGGGGTCTTGTATCTCAGATGAAGAATACGAGAGCCGCTTGACGGGAAACCCTTTCTACAGCTACGCAGCGCGGCATTGGGGACAACATGCTCGCCGTGCTGACATGTCAAAAGTCCTTGATAGTATCACCCATCTTCTTAGAGAGCCGACCCGAGTCGATGCCATGATCCAGGCGCGATTCTCTGGAAGTCCAGGACCAGTCTTCGAGACACCTTACCCAGGGTACAGCCAGCTTTTCCCACGACAGGTGTGTGGTCTACACTTGGCTGCCTACTTCGGTCTTGAGGAGGCAGTCAGGCATTCACTCGTTTCTCAAGATTCAGATCTTTGTGAGGGCACTGGTATGAGAGTCCTATCGTGGGCGGCCGCGAATGGCCATATAGGCGTTATCCGAATTCTGCTGGAACACAACACGGTCGAAGCCGCAATTGACAAGGCTGACGAATACGGCTATACACCTCTTCATGTAGCCGCACGCAACGGGCATACGACAACTGTCGAATTCCTCCTTGAGAAAGGGGCAAACCCCCAGGCAGCGGATCGCCATGGTCGAACGCCACTGTCCTGGGCCGCTGGGGAGGGCCATCCCGGGGTTGTGAGTGCTCTTTTGGCGCAGGATTTGCACGGGGATGTCGATatggttgatgagaagggCCGATCACCACTATTGTTAGGAGCCCAAAGAGGTTACCATACCGTCGTCTTGCTCCTGCTAGAGGCGGGAGCCGCAACTGACAAGATGGATAACTTTGGTCGAACACCGCTATCATGGGCAGTAAGATACCCCCAAGTGGTGGAAATTTTGCCCCAGGCAAAGGCCGACATGGATGCTGTTGATATACATCACCGCTCTCCCCTGTCGTACGCAGCCGCTAGGGCATATGAGATGACGGTCAGCTTGCTCCTCGAACGTGGAGCCAATGCCAACACGACCGACACCGAGGGTAAGACGCCTCTACTTTGGGCCAGGACAAAGGGGAATGAGGGGATTGTCAGCTTGCTCCTTCAACATGGATGTCGGACGTACATGGTCGAGAATCAGGGACTCGCCACCACTCCAGAACATATTGTGGGAACAAATGGCAAACACGAGATTTTGGACCCCC GATATCGAGTTGTACCCGAGAACTACTTTCAACCCGGCGAAGTAGGTAGTGGACCTGAAAGTGACGACGTCATTTTCTAA
- a CDS encoding Peptide hydrolase, translating into MKSSILSLSLYALAAPSLVSAGSSKKPLVNSLKLQKLINIDGLLARSQKLQDFADANGGNRAFGSGGHNATVDYIYNTLKKLGTYDVVKQPFTELYSQGTASLKVNGEDFAAAIMTYTPGGAVEGPLVVASNLGCEVEDFPAETKDNVVLVSRGTCPFAQKSTNAKQAGAAGVIVYNNVPGSLSGTLGAAFGDYAPIVGISQEEGQAILEKLKAGEVTVDLDINAITENRVSYNVIAETKEGDHNNVLVVGGHSDSVAAGPGINDDGSGIIGVLKVAEALAKFRVKNAVRFGFWSAEEFGLLGSYHYIKSINGSDTEINKIRAYLNFDMIASPNYVYGIYDGDGNAFNLTGPAGSDVLEKDFEKFFKTNRKPYVPSEFSGRSDYAAFIENGIPSGGLFTGAEQLKTEKEAKLFGGEAGVAYDVNYHQAGDDIANLNREAYLLNTKSIANSVAKYAKSFKTLPKVHKASRRWDADKAQMLKRSSEHTHTHSGPCGGISQ; encoded by the exons ATGAAGTCCTCTATTCTTTCGCTCTCCCTCTACGCCTTGGCCGCGCCTTCACTGGTCAGCGccggcagcagcaagaagccCCTGGTCAACTCGCTGAAGCTGcagaagctcatcaacatcgacgGACTCCTCGCCAGATCCCAGAAGCTTCAGGACTTTGCTGATGCCAATGGAGGAAACCGTGCCTTTGGCAGCGGTGGTCACAATGCCACCGTCGACTACATCTACAACACCCTGAAGAAACTCGGCACTTATGATGTGGTCAAGCAGCCCTTCACTGAGCTCTACTCGCAGGGTACCGCTtccctcaaggtcaacggaGAGGACTTCgctgccgccatcatgacctACACTCCCGGCGGCGCCGTCGAGGGACCTCTGGTCGTTGCTTCCAACCTCGGATGCGAAGTCGAGGATTTCCCcgccgagaccaaggacaaCGTCGTGCTTGTGTCACGAGGCACATGCCCCTTTGCCCAAAAGTCAACCAATGCCAAGCAGGCCGGTGCCGCCGGTGTTATCGTGTACAACAATGTCCCCGGCAGTTTGTCTGGTACGCTCGGCGCTGCTTTCGGCGATTACGCGCCTATTGTTGGCATCAGCCAGGAGGAGGGCCAGGCtatcctcgagaagctcaaggccggcgAGGTTACCGTTGATCTTGACATTAATGCTATCACTGAGAACCGTGTCAGCTACAATGTCATtgccgagaccaaggagggtGACCACAACAACGTCCTCGTTGTGGGAGGTCACTCCGACTCTGTGGCTGCTGGCCCTGGTATCAA CGACGATGGTTCTGGTATTATTGGTGTGCTGAAGGTTGCTGAGGCCCTCGCCAAGTTCCGCGTCAAGAACGCTGTTCGCTTTGGCTTCTGGAGCGCCGAGGAGTTCGGTCTTCTTGGATCCTACCACTACATCAAGTCTATCAACGGCTCTGATACTGAAATCAACAAGATCCGTGCTTACCTCAACTTTGATATG ATTGCCAGCCCCAACTACGTCTATGGTATCTacgacggcgatggcaacGCCTTCAACCTCACTGGCCCTGCTGGCTCCGACGTCCTTGAGAAGGACTTTGAGAAGTTCTTCAAGACCAACCGCAAGCCGTATGTTCCCTCTGAGTTCAGCGGCCGATCTGATTATGCCGCTTTCATTGAGAACGGTATTCCCTCTGGTGGTCTCTTCACCGGTGCCGAGCAGCTCAAgaccgagaaggaggccaagctcTTTGGCGGCGAGGCCGGTGTCGCCTACGACGTCAACTACCATCAGGCTGGCGATgacatcgccaacctcaacaGGGAGGCCTatctcctcaacaccaagagcaTCGCCAACTCTGTCGCAAAGTACGCCAAGAGCTTCAAGACTCTGCCCAAGGTCCACAAGGCTTCCCGGAGATGGGACGCCGACAAGGCACAGATGCTCAAGAGGTCCAGCGAGCACACCCACACCCACAGTGGTCCTTGCGGTGGTATCAGCCAGTAA